One Citrobacter amalonaticus genomic window carries:
- a CDS encoding ABC transporter permease subunit encodes MAAPLRLALMLLAWLGMAAIYAPILPASVLLIAPALSLANWQALFADPQLPQALLATVVSVFIAAAGALFIALTIVVTLWPGIRWRRLSTRLPWLLAIPHVAFASAALLLFAEGGLLWRALPFLSPAIDRYGIGLGATLAVKESAFVLWILSILLSEKRLAQQVIVLDSLGYNRRQTLCWLILPTIAPALGAVMLAVVAWTISAVDVAIILGPGNPPTLAVLSWQWLSQGDSEQQIKGALASLLLLALLALFALAGYLLWRGWRRTLPDVSGVRQRRVSPVTGKTLSLSLPTAGVLCTILLAFLAQQSALNLDALTHSVAIGLAASALGLVILLLWLEWGPQRGHRWVWLPILLPALPLVMGQYALALHLELDGQLATLIWGHLLWVVPWMLFVLKPAWQRIDPRLLLIARTLGWSPLKIFCTIKCPQILRPVLVTLAVGFSVSIAQYMPTLWLGAGRFPTLTTEAVALSSGGSTGILAAQALWQLLLPLVVFTLMAGLSSWVGHCRQGLR; translated from the coding sequence ATGGCTGCGCCGCTACGGCTCGCGCTAATGCTTCTCGCCTGGCTGGGCATGGCCGCGATTTATGCGCCAATACTGCCTGCCAGCGTGTTGCTGATCGCGCCCGCGCTGTCACTGGCGAACTGGCAGGCACTTTTTGCCGATCCGCAGTTACCGCAGGCATTGCTGGCGACCGTGGTTTCGGTATTCATCGCCGCCGCTGGCGCGCTGTTTATTGCGTTAACGATTGTAGTGACGCTCTGGCCCGGCATACGCTGGCGACGGTTGAGTACCCGCCTGCCATGGTTGCTGGCCATTCCCCATGTCGCGTTTGCCAGCGCCGCGCTGCTGCTTTTCGCTGAAGGCGGACTGCTCTGGCGCGCCCTGCCGTTTCTCTCTCCTGCGATTGATCGCTACGGCATCGGGCTGGGCGCGACGCTGGCGGTGAAAGAGAGCGCTTTCGTGCTGTGGATTTTATCCATTTTACTGAGTGAGAAACGGCTCGCTCAGCAGGTCATCGTCCTGGATTCACTGGGCTACAACCGCCGGCAGACGCTCTGCTGGTTGATCTTACCCACTATCGCCCCCGCACTGGGAGCCGTGATGCTGGCCGTGGTGGCATGGACCATTTCGGCGGTGGATGTTGCCATTATCCTCGGCCCCGGCAATCCGCCAACGCTGGCGGTCCTCTCGTGGCAATGGCTTAGTCAGGGAGACAGCGAACAGCAGATCAAAGGCGCGCTGGCAAGCCTGCTCTTGCTGGCGCTGCTCGCCCTCTTTGCGCTCGCGGGTTATCTGCTCTGGCGCGGCTGGCGACGCACGCTCCCTGACGTCAGTGGCGTACGTCAACGCCGCGTTTCGCCCGTAACGGGAAAAACGCTGTCATTGTCGCTGCCCACCGCGGGCGTGCTCTGTACGATATTACTGGCCTTTCTTGCGCAGCAATCGGCGCTCAATCTCGACGCATTAACCCACAGCGTAGCGATCGGACTGGCCGCCAGCGCGCTGGGGCTGGTCATTTTGCTGCTATGGCTGGAATGGGGACCGCAGCGCGGACACCGGTGGGTCTGGCTGCCAATCCTTCTTCCGGCGCTGCCGCTGGTGATGGGCCAATATGCGCTGGCATTACACCTTGAACTGGACGGTCAGCTTGCTACGCTCATCTGGGGACATCTGCTGTGGGTGGTGCCGTGGATGTTGTTTGTCCTGAAACCGGCCTGGCAGCGCATCGACCCGCGTCTGCTACTGATTGCCCGGACGCTGGGCTGGTCACCGTTGAAAATCTTTTGCACCATAAAATGTCCGCAGATTTTGCGTCCGGTACTGGTGACGCTGGCGGTCGGTTTCTCCGTCAGCATCGCGCAGTATATGCCGACCCTGTGGCTGGGCGCAGGCCGTTTCCCGACGCTGACGACGGAAGCGGTCGCCCTCAGCAGTGGCGGCAGTACCGGTATCCTGGCCGCGCAGGCGCTCTGGCAGTTGCTGTTACCGCTAGTCGTGTTCACACTAATGGCCGGGCTCTCATCATGGGTCGGCCACTGCCGACAAGGATTGCGCTAA
- the topB gene encoding DNA topoisomerase III, with protein MRLFIAEKPSLARAIADVLPKPHRKGDGFIECGNGQVVTWCIGHLLEQAQPDVYDSRYARWNLADLPIVPEKWQLQPRPSVTKQLNVIKRFLHEASEVIHAGDPDREGQLLVDEVLDYLQLAPEKRHQVQRCLINDLNPQAVERAIERLRSNSEFVPLCVSALARARADWLYGINMTRAYTILGRNAGYQGVLSVGRVQTPVLGLVVRRDEEIENFVAKDFFEVKAHIVTPADERFTAIWQPSEACEPYQDEEGRLLHRPLAEHVVNRINGQPAMVTSYNDKRESESAPLPFSLSALQIEAAKRFGLSAQNVLDICQKLYETHKLITYPRSDCRYLPEEHFAGRHAVMNAIGVHAPDLLPQPAVNPDTRNRCWDDKKVDAHHAIIPTARSNSINLTDNEAKVYNLVARQYLMQFCPDAVFRKCVIELDIAKGKFVAKARFLAEAGWRTLLGSKERDEENDGTPLPVVAKDDELLCEKGEVVERQTQPPRHFTDATLLSAMTGIARFVQDKDLKKILRATDGLGTEATRAGIIELLFKRGFLIKKGRYIHSTDAGKALFHSLPEMATRPDMTAHWESILTQISEKQCRYQDFMQPLVGTLYQLIDQARSTPVRRFRGIVAPGGDGGEKKKSAPRKRAAKKSPPSAEAGL; from the coding sequence ATGCGGTTGTTTATTGCCGAAAAGCCGAGTCTGGCGCGTGCCATTGCCGATGTGTTGCCTAAACCGCACCGCAAGGGCGATGGCTTTATTGAATGCGGTAACGGTCAGGTGGTGACCTGGTGTATTGGTCACCTGCTTGAACAGGCGCAGCCTGATGTCTATGACAGTCGTTACGCGCGCTGGAATCTGGCCGATCTGCCGATCGTGCCGGAAAAGTGGCAATTGCAGCCGCGTCCTTCCGTGACTAAACAGCTCAACGTGATCAAGCGTTTTCTGCATGAGGCCAGTGAGGTTATCCATGCCGGAGACCCGGATCGCGAGGGGCAACTGCTGGTGGACGAGGTGCTGGATTACCTGCAACTGGCGCCGGAAAAGCGTCATCAGGTACAGCGCTGTCTGATTAACGATCTCAACCCACAGGCCGTTGAACGTGCGATTGAACGTCTGCGCTCAAACAGCGAATTCGTGCCGTTGTGCGTGTCGGCCCTGGCCCGCGCCCGCGCGGACTGGCTGTATGGCATCAACATGACCCGTGCGTATACCATTCTCGGGCGTAACGCCGGGTATCAGGGGGTGCTCTCCGTCGGGCGCGTACAGACACCGGTGCTCGGGCTGGTTGTCCGCCGGGACGAAGAGATCGAGAACTTCGTTGCCAAAGATTTTTTTGAAGTGAAAGCACATATCGTGACCCCTGCGGATGAACGCTTCACCGCGATCTGGCAGCCGAGCGAAGCGTGCGAACCCTATCAGGACGAAGAGGGGCGATTATTACACCGTCCGCTGGCTGAGCATGTGGTCAACCGCATCAACGGCCAACCGGCGATGGTCACCAGCTATAACGATAAACGAGAATCAGAATCCGCGCCGCTACCGTTCTCGCTGTCAGCCTTACAGATTGAAGCGGCGAAACGCTTTGGCCTGAGCGCGCAGAACGTGCTCGACATCTGCCAGAAGCTGTATGAAACCCACAAACTGATTACCTATCCGCGTTCTGACTGTCGCTATCTGCCGGAAGAGCACTTTGCTGGACGGCACGCGGTGATGAACGCCATCGGCGTGCATGCGCCGGATCTGCTGCCGCAACCGGCGGTAAATCCCGATACCCGTAATCGCTGCTGGGACGATAAAAAGGTTGATGCCCACCACGCTATTATTCCTACTGCGCGCAGCAACAGTATTAATCTGACGGACAATGAAGCGAAGGTATACAACCTGGTAGCCCGTCAATACCTGATGCAATTCTGCCCGGATGCGGTATTCCGTAAATGCGTGATTGAACTGGATATCGCGAAGGGTAAATTCGTCGCAAAGGCCCGGTTCCTTGCCGAAGCGGGCTGGCGAACGCTGCTGGGCAGTAAAGAGCGGGATGAAGAGAACGACGGCACGCCGCTGCCGGTGGTAGCGAAAGACGATGAACTGCTGTGCGAAAAGGGCGAAGTGGTTGAACGTCAGACCCAGCCGCCGCGCCATTTTACCGATGCCACGCTGCTGTCGGCGATGACCGGGATTGCGCGCTTCGTTCAGGATAAAGATCTGAAAAAGATCCTCCGCGCAACGGACGGGTTGGGCACCGAGGCCACCCGCGCCGGGATCATCGAACTGCTGTTTAAGCGCGGTTTTCTGATCAAAAAAGGGCGTTATATCCACTCTACCGATGCCGGAAAAGCGCTGTTCCACTCCCTGCCGGAGATGGCGACCCGTCCGGATATGACTGCTCACTGGGAGTCAATTCTGACGCAAATCAGCGAAAAACAGTGCCGCTATCAGGATTTCATGCAGCCGCTGGTGGGGACGCTGTATCAGCTGATCGATCAGGCGCGGAGTACGCCGGTACGTCGCTTCCGTGGCATTGTGGCGCCAGGCGGTGACGGCGGAGAGAAGAAGAAGAGCGCGCCTCGTAAACGCGCGGCGAAAAAAAGCCCGCCATCAGCAGAGGCGGGCCTGTAA
- a CDS encoding carboxymuconolactone decarboxylase family protein yields the protein MNDPQSWVTPLTRLPASLNPLVMSQRKHYGEVLHPTRWWGRMPFLFWLVALFVGFLERKRARLTPVMRALLMTRVSQVCHCAFCVDANSLRLAERCGAMDKVLAVADWQASSLFTPEERVALAYADAVTATPPRVDDALKAQIKQHFSDDVISEMTALLAFQNLSARFNAALDIPSQGLCDSLKGAPRA from the coding sequence TTGAACGATCCGCAATCGTGGGTAACGCCGCTCACCCGTCTCCCTGCCAGTCTCAACCCTCTCGTGATGTCGCAAAGAAAACACTACGGCGAGGTATTACACCCGACGCGCTGGTGGGGACGGATGCCATTTTTGTTCTGGCTGGTGGCGCTGTTCGTGGGGTTTCTCGAGCGTAAACGTGCGCGTCTGACGCCGGTGATGCGAGCGCTGCTGATGACGCGCGTGTCGCAGGTCTGCCACTGCGCATTCTGCGTGGATGCCAACAGTCTGCGGCTGGCAGAGCGCTGTGGCGCGATGGACAAAGTGCTGGCGGTGGCGGACTGGCAAGCATCGTCGCTTTTTACACCAGAAGAGCGTGTTGCGCTGGCTTATGCTGACGCGGTGACCGCCACGCCGCCGCGGGTAGATGATGCCCTGAAAGCGCAAATAAAGCAGCATTTCAGCGATGACGTTATTAGCGAGATGACCGCGCTGTTGGCTTTCCAGAACCTCTCGGCGCGTTTCAATGCCGCGCTGGATATCCCGTCGCAGGGATTGTGCGACAGTCTCAAAGGAGCGCCGCGTGCTTGA
- a CDS encoding CDP-alcohol phosphatidyltransferase family protein, translating into MLDRHLHPRLKPLLHRCAGVLDRPGVSPDGLTLVGFGLGVLALPFLALGWYLAALVAIVLNRLLDGLDGALARRRGLTDAGGFLDIALDFLFYALVPFGFILADPQQNALAGSWLLFAFIGTGSSFLAFAALAAKHNIDNPGYAHKSFYYLGGLTEGTETIALFVLGCLFPAYFAVLAWVFGALCWMTTLTRVWSGYLTLKGLQGKNEG; encoded by the coding sequence GTGCTTGACAGACATTTGCATCCACGGCTTAAACCGCTGCTCCACCGCTGCGCAGGCGTACTCGACAGGCCGGGGGTTTCCCCGGACGGCCTGACGTTGGTTGGGTTTGGCCTCGGCGTACTGGCGTTGCCGTTTCTGGCGCTGGGCTGGTATCTGGCGGCGCTGGTGGCGATTGTCCTGAACCGACTGCTGGATGGGCTTGACGGTGCGCTGGCGCGACGTCGGGGGCTTACCGATGCGGGCGGCTTTCTTGATATCGCGCTCGATTTTCTGTTTTACGCGCTGGTGCCGTTCGGCTTCATTCTGGCCGACCCGCAGCAGAACGCGCTGGCAGGGAGCTGGCTGTTGTTTGCGTTTATCGGCACCGGCAGCAGTTTTCTCGCCTTTGCCGCGCTGGCCGCGAAGCACAATATCGACAACCCTGGCTACGCGCATAAATCGTTTTATTATCTCGGTGGATTGACCGAGGGAACGGAAACCATCGCACTCTTTGTGCTCGGCTGCCTTTTCCCGGCGTATTTTGCCGTTCTGGCATGGGTCTTCGGCGCGCTGTGCTGGATGACGACGTTGACCCGCGTCTGGAGTGGTTATCTGACGCTGAAAGGGTTACAGGGGAAAAATGAGGGATGA
- a CDS encoding pyrimidine (deoxy)nucleoside triphosphate diphosphatase gives MKTLDVVAAIIERDGQILLAQRPPQADQAGLWEFAGGKVEAGETQPQALVRELREELGIEATVGRYIASHQREVSGRMIHLHAWHVPAFSGEVIAHEHQQLVWCEPHAALDYPLAPADIPLLNAFMILRDARPADSC, from the coding sequence ATGAAAACCCTCGACGTTGTTGCCGCGATCATTGAACGTGATGGCCAGATTTTGCTCGCCCAGCGCCCGCCGCAGGCGGATCAGGCAGGCTTATGGGAATTTGCCGGTGGCAAAGTGGAAGCAGGCGAAACGCAGCCGCAGGCGCTGGTCCGCGAACTGCGCGAAGAACTGGGAATTGAGGCCACGGTGGGGCGCTATATTGCCAGCCATCAGCGTGAAGTCTCCGGGCGGATGATTCATCTGCATGCCTGGCATGTCCCGGCGTTCAGCGGAGAAGTGATCGCGCATGAGCATCAGCAACTGGTGTGGTGCGAGCCGCACGCCGCGCTGGACTATCCGCTCGCCCCTGCCGATATTCCGCTGCTTAACGCCTTTATGATTTTACGCGACGCCAGACCAGCGGATTCGTGCTGA
- a CDS encoding ABC transporter substrate-binding protein, whose product MRWGLLLASLLLTAQGHAEQRWQQIQNEARGQTVWFNAWGGDTAVNQYLDWVSGEMKTHYAVTLKIVRLADAADAVKRIQTEAAAGRNTGGSVDLLWVNGENFRTLKEAGLLQTQWAETLPNWRYVDTQKPVREDFSIPTDGAESPWGGAQLTFIADRDVTPQPPQSPQALLAFARAHPGTVSYPRPPDFTGTAFLEQLLISLTDNPHALTVAPDATTFAGVTAPLWRYLDALHPSLWREGKDFPPSPARMDALLKSGTLRLSLTFNPAHAQQKVTSGELPKHSYSFGFSEGMIGNVHFVAIPANARASAGAKLVANFLLSPDAQLRKADPTVWGDPSVLDAKKLPAAQQAALAARIPDGLPAVLPEPHAAWVNALEQEWLRRYGSR is encoded by the coding sequence ATGCGCTGGGGATTACTACTTGCGAGCCTGTTGCTGACCGCTCAGGGACACGCCGAACAACGCTGGCAGCAGATCCAGAATGAGGCCCGAGGCCAGACCGTCTGGTTCAACGCCTGGGGCGGAGACACCGCCGTTAACCAGTATCTTGACTGGGTCAGTGGCGAGATGAAAACCCACTATGCAGTCACTCTTAAAATCGTGCGTCTCGCCGATGCCGCTGATGCCGTGAAGCGCATCCAGACGGAAGCCGCCGCCGGACGGAACACCGGCGGTTCTGTCGACCTGCTGTGGGTCAACGGCGAAAACTTCCGCACCCTGAAAGAGGCAGGATTGTTGCAAACCCAGTGGGCGGAAACGCTGCCCAACTGGCGCTATGTTGATACGCAAAAGCCGGTACGTGAAGATTTCTCGATTCCCACTGACGGGGCTGAGTCACCGTGGGGTGGCGCGCAGTTGACGTTTATCGCGGATCGCGACGTAACGCCACAGCCCCCGCAGAGTCCGCAGGCGCTGTTAGCATTTGCCCGGGCGCATCCAGGCACCGTCAGTTACCCGCGACCGCCGGACTTTACCGGCACGGCATTTCTGGAACAGTTATTAATCTCGCTGACTGACAATCCACATGCGCTCACCGTCGCGCCGGACGCCACCACCTTTGCCGGTGTGACCGCGCCGCTGTGGCGCTATCTCGATGCTTTGCATCCGAGTCTGTGGCGAGAAGGGAAGGATTTCCCGCCGTCTCCGGCGCGGATGGACGCATTGCTCAAGAGCGGGACATTGCGCCTGTCATTGACCTTCAACCCGGCGCACGCTCAGCAAAAGGTCACCAGCGGTGAATTGCCAAAACACAGCTACAGCTTTGGGTTTAGCGAAGGGATGATTGGCAACGTGCACTTTGTCGCAATTCCGGCCAATGCCCGCGCCAGCGCCGGAGCGAAACTGGTTGCCAACTTCCTGCTCTCTCCTGACGCACAGCTGCGTAAGGCCGATCCGACAGTCTGGGGCGATCCATCGGTGCTGGATGCGAAAAAACTCCCCGCAGCACAACAGGCTGCGCTGGCAGCACGCATTCCGGACGGGCTGCCCGCCGTCCTGCCTGAGCCTCATGCGGCCTGGGTTAACGCACTGGAGCAAGAATGGCTGCGCCGCTACGGCTCGCGCTAA
- the gdhA gene encoding NADP-specific glutamate dehydrogenase, producing MDQTRSLESFLNHVQKRDPNQTEFAQAVREVMTTLWPFIEQNPRYREMSLLERLVEPERVIQFRVVWLDDRNQVQVNRAWRVQFNSAIGPYKGGMRFHPSVNLSILKFLGFEQTFKNALTTLPMGGGKGGSDFDPKGKSEGEVMRFCQALMTELYRHLGPDTDVPAGDIGVGGREVGFMAGMMRKLSNNSACVFTGKGLSFGGSLIRPEATGYGLVYFTEAMLKRHGLGFEGMRVAVSGSGNVAQFAIEKAMEFGARVVTASDSSGTVVDESGFTKEKLARLCEIKASRDGRVADYAREFGLTYLEGKQPWSVPVDIALPCATQNELDVDAARQLIANGVKAVAEGANMPTTIEATDLFLEAGVLFAPGKAANAGGVATSGLEMAQNAARLSWKAEKVDARLHHIMLDIHHACVEYGGESKQTNYVRGANISAFVKIADAMFGQGVI from the coding sequence ATGGATCAGACACGCTCTCTGGAATCATTCCTCAACCATGTACAAAAGCGCGACCCGAATCAAACCGAGTTCGCGCAAGCCGTCCGCGAAGTCATGACTACCCTGTGGCCGTTCATTGAGCAAAATCCGCGTTATCGTGAAATGTCGTTGCTGGAACGGTTGGTTGAGCCTGAGCGTGTGATTCAGTTCCGCGTCGTGTGGCTGGACGACCGTAATCAGGTCCAGGTTAACCGCGCCTGGCGCGTACAGTTCAACTCGGCGATTGGCCCGTACAAAGGCGGGATGCGCTTCCACCCTTCCGTTAACCTGTCGATCCTGAAGTTCCTCGGCTTTGAGCAAACCTTTAAAAACGCACTGACTACCCTGCCGATGGGCGGTGGTAAAGGCGGTAGCGATTTTGATCCGAAAGGCAAAAGTGAAGGCGAAGTGATGCGTTTCTGCCAGGCGCTGATGACGGAGCTATACCGTCATTTGGGTCCGGATACTGACGTTCCTGCCGGTGATATCGGCGTGGGTGGTCGTGAAGTGGGCTTTATGGCCGGGATGATGCGTAAGCTCTCCAATAACAGCGCCTGTGTGTTTACCGGCAAAGGGCTCTCCTTTGGCGGCAGTCTGATCCGTCCGGAAGCAACAGGCTACGGCCTGGTCTACTTCACTGAAGCGATGCTCAAACGTCATGGTCTCGGCTTTGAAGGAATGCGCGTGGCGGTTTCCGGCTCCGGCAACGTGGCGCAGTTTGCTATTGAAAAAGCAATGGAATTTGGCGCTCGCGTGGTGACGGCCTCCGACTCCAGCGGCACCGTCGTGGATGAGAGCGGCTTTACGAAAGAGAAACTGGCGCGTCTGTGCGAAATCAAAGCCAGCCGTGACGGTCGCGTGGCGGACTATGCCCGTGAGTTTGGCCTGACCTATCTGGAAGGCAAACAACCGTGGTCAGTGCCGGTCGATATCGCTCTGCCGTGCGCCACGCAGAACGAACTCGATGTCGACGCTGCCCGTCAGCTTATCGCCAACGGCGTGAAAGCGGTGGCGGAAGGGGCAAACATGCCAACCACCATCGAAGCGACCGATCTGTTCCTTGAAGCCGGTGTGCTGTTTGCACCGGGCAAAGCGGCGAACGCCGGTGGCGTTGCCACCTCCGGTCTGGAAATGGCACAGAACGCGGCGCGTCTGAGCTGGAAGGCGGAGAAAGTGGATGCCCGTCTGCACCACATCATGCTTGATATTCACCATGCCTGCGTCGAGTACGGCGGTGAAAGCAAGCAGACCAACTATGTCCGTGGGGCGAACATCTCCGCCTTCGTGAAGATTGCCGACGCCATGTTTGGTCAGGGTGTGATTTAA
- a CDS encoding TVP38/TMEM64 family protein, with translation MNARKLGVTGVLILCLVGVLWALPPGLLTLETLKHNHSLLADWQRQSPFLSASLYFLLYTAVAALSIPGAALLTLLGGALFGLWQGTLLVSFASTLGATFAMLTSRYLLRDWVSRRFSRHMATVNHGMARDGAFYLFALRLMPLFPFVVVNLLAGLTAVGVRRYWWVSQLGMLPATVVYLNAGRQLSQLTSIRDIISPAMLAAFALLGLLPLASRWLVTRFFQE, from the coding sequence GTGAACGCCAGAAAATTGGGGGTAACGGGCGTACTGATCCTCTGTCTCGTCGGGGTGCTCTGGGCGTTGCCCCCCGGCCTGCTCACGCTGGAGACGCTTAAGCACAATCATTCACTGCTGGCGGACTGGCAGCGCCAGTCCCCTTTCCTCAGTGCAAGCCTCTATTTTCTGCTCTATACCGCCGTCGCGGCGCTGTCGATTCCTGGCGCGGCGCTGCTGACGCTGCTCGGCGGTGCGCTGTTTGGCCTCTGGCAAGGCACGCTGCTGGTCTCTTTTGCCTCAACGCTGGGCGCCACGTTCGCCATGCTCACCAGTCGTTACCTGCTGCGTGACTGGGTGTCACGGCGGTTTTCCCGGCATATGGCCACGGTGAATCACGGAATGGCACGGGACGGCGCCTTTTATCTCTTTGCGCTACGCCTGATGCCATTGTTTCCATTCGTTGTCGTCAACCTGCTTGCAGGTCTCACCGCCGTTGGCGTGCGCCGTTACTGGTGGGTCAGCCAGTTGGGGATGTTGCCTGCCACCGTGGTTTATCTGAATGCCGGACGCCAGTTAAGCCAGTTAACATCAATACGTGACATTATTTCTCCCGCGATGCTGGCCGCTTTTGCCCTGTTGGGGTTATTACCGCTGGCCTCCCGTTGGCTGGTCACACGTTTTTTTCAGGAGTAA
- a CDS encoding rhodanese-like domain-containing protein yields MKRVSQMTALALALGLACASSWAADMAQALNFTQLAQKQGTAIDTRPGAFYNGWPQSLNGPSGHEPSALNLSARWLDNMSDEQLNAWIQQHQLKADAPVALYGNDSDVQAVKDRLQKAGLQQVVTLSDALQDPARLQRLPHFEQLVYPQWLHDLQQGKEVTAKPAGDWKIIEAAWGAPKFYLLSHIPGADYIDTNEVESKPLWNKVSDASLQAMLAKHGIRHDTTVILYGRDVYAAARVAQIMLYAGVKDVRLLDGGWQTWSDAGLPVERGTPAKVKPEPDFGVTIPAQPQLMLDMAQARGLLHRQDASLVSIRSWPEFIGTTSGYSYIKPKGEIAGARWGHAGSDSTHMEDFHNPDGTMRSADDIASMWKQWHILPDQQVAFYCGTGWRASETFMYARAMGWKNVAVYDGGWYEWSKDPKNPVSTGERGPDSSL; encoded by the coding sequence ATGAAACGTGTTTCTCAAATGACCGCGCTGGCACTGGCTTTAGGGCTCGCTTGCGCTTCCTCCTGGGCTGCTGATATGGCGCAGGCGCTCAACTTCACACAACTGGCGCAAAAACAGGGTACGGCAATCGATACCCGTCCAGGCGCGTTCTACAATGGCTGGCCGCAGTCGTTAAATGGCCCTTCCGGACATGAACCTTCCGCCCTGAACCTCTCTGCCCGCTGGCTCGACAACATGAGTGACGAGCAGCTCAACGCCTGGATCCAACAGCATCAGTTGAAAGCCGACGCTCCGGTCGCACTGTACGGTAACGACAGCGACGTGCAGGCGGTGAAAGACCGACTGCAAAAAGCCGGGCTGCAACAGGTTGTCACGCTGAGCGACGCGCTGCAGGATCCGGCCCGCCTGCAACGACTGCCGCATTTCGAGCAACTGGTTTATCCGCAATGGCTGCATGACCTGCAGCAGGGTAAAGAGGTGACCGCGAAACCTGCCGGTGACTGGAAAATCATCGAAGCGGCCTGGGGGGCGCCGAAGTTTTATCTGCTCAGCCATATTCCTGGCGCGGATTACATTGACACCAACGAGGTGGAAAGCAAACCGCTGTGGAACAAGGTCTCTGACGCCAGTCTGCAGGCGATGCTGGCGAAACACGGTATCCGTCACGACACAACGGTGATCCTGTACGGTCGCGATGTTTACGCGGCCGCGCGGGTGGCGCAGATCATGCTGTATGCTGGAGTGAAAGACGTTCGTCTGCTCGACGGCGGCTGGCAGACCTGGTCCGACGCGGGGTTGCCGGTCGAGCGCGGCACGCCGGCGAAAGTGAAACCGGAGCCCGATTTTGGCGTGACCATTCCGGCGCAACCACAGCTGATGCTTGATATGGCGCAAGCGCGCGGACTGTTGCACCGTCAGGATGCTTCGCTGGTCAGCATTCGCTCCTGGCCGGAATTTATCGGCACCACCAGCGGCTACAGCTATATCAAGCCAAAAGGTGAAATTGCCGGGGCGCGCTGGGGACATGCCGGCAGCGATTCGACGCATATGGAAGATTTCCATAACCCGGACGGCACCATGCGCAGCGCGGATGACATCGCCAGCATGTGGAAGCAGTGGCACATTCTGCCGGATCAGCAGGTCGCCTTTTACTGTGGCACCGGCTGGCGCGCGTCAGAGACGTTTATGTACGCCCGGGCGATGGGCTGGAAAAACGTCGCGGTTTATGACGGCGGTTGGTACGAGTGGAGCAAAGATCCGAAAAACCCGGTGTCCACAGGCGAACGTGGCCCGGACAGCAGTCTGTAA
- a CDS encoding ATP-binding cassette domain-containing protein has product MLTVRHLSLFLHQTPLFGPLTFEVAKGDIVTLMGPSGCGKSSLLSWMVGALTPPLHADGELWLDEQRLDRLPTARRQIGILFQDALLFDHFTVGQNLLLALPASLKGVARQDAVQHALERAGMAGLSSRDPATLSGGQRARVALLRALLAQPKALLLDEPFSRLDADRRADFRQWVFDEVRRLDIPVVQVTHDAQDVPPGGHVLSLSSAS; this is encoded by the coding sequence ATGCTCACCGTTCGCCATCTTTCCCTGTTTCTTCACCAGACCCCGCTATTTGGCCCGTTAACCTTCGAGGTGGCAAAAGGTGACATTGTCACATTAATGGGTCCCTCCGGCTGCGGTAAGTCTTCATTGCTCTCCTGGATGGTGGGCGCGCTGACGCCGCCGCTGCATGCTGACGGTGAACTGTGGCTGGACGAACAGCGTCTGGATAGGCTCCCCACCGCCCGTCGGCAGATCGGTATTTTATTTCAGGATGCCCTGCTATTTGATCACTTTACGGTGGGACAAAACCTGCTGTTAGCGCTTCCAGCCAGTTTGAAAGGCGTGGCTCGGCAGGATGCGGTTCAGCACGCGCTTGAACGCGCGGGCATGGCGGGATTGTCTTCTCGCGATCCCGCCACGCTATCCGGCGGTCAGCGCGCACGGGTTGCATTGCTTCGCGCCCTGCTGGCGCAGCCCAAAGCGTTGCTGCTGGATGAACCGTTCAGCCGTCTTGATGCTGACCGTCGGGCAGACTTTCGTCAGTGGGTCTTTGACGAAGTGCGTCGGCTGGACATTCCCGTTGTTCAGGTCACCCATGACGCGCAGGATGTTCCGCCGGGCGGTCACGTGTTGTCGTTATCGTCCGCGTCGTGA
- a CDS encoding YnjH family protein encodes MTAALMTLSLSTLANQSIRPDVQVNVPPEVFSSGGQRAQPCNQCCIYQDQNYSEGAVIKADGVLLQCQRDEKTLSTNPLVWRRVKS; translated from the coding sequence ATGACGGCAGCGCTGATGACACTCTCTTTATCCACCTTGGCGAATCAAAGCATTCGCCCGGATGTTCAGGTGAACGTGCCGCCGGAGGTCTTCAGTTCCGGCGGACAGCGCGCGCAGCCCTGTAATCAGTGCTGCATTTATCAGGATCAGAATTATTCAGAAGGGGCGGTGATTAAAGCCGATGGCGTGTTGCTGCAGTGCCAGCGCGACGAGAAAACGCTCAGCACGAATCCGCTGGTCTGGCGTCGCGTAAAATCATAA